A genomic segment from Peribacillus sp. ACCC06369 encodes:
- a CDS encoding thiolase family protein, whose translation MGEDIVIVSAVRTPIGRYGGAFKDISSGHLASIAIKEAIKRANIAAEQVDEVIFGEVRQTTESSNVARVAALRSGIPDTVTAFTVNRLCASGMQAITSAAQQISSGQAKIIVAGGTESMSRAPLYLRSARFGGDRTKLVDSNTEAGQQPQEIYGKNLGMGITAENVAQRYNISREEQDAFSVESQRRAAKAMEEGKFKDEIVPVQLFDRKSTVTIETDEYPRPETTMEKLASLKPAFKENGTVTAGNACGRNDGATALVLMKASEAERLQVQPIAKIVDWATAGVSPEVMGIGPVPAVGKLLERTGKKLEEIGLFELNEAFASQALAVIRDLSLDENKVNVNGGAIALGHPVGSTGARIVTTLIYELIRRKERYGVATLCVGGGQGMAIMVETI comes from the coding sequence ATGGGAGAAGATATTGTAATCGTGAGTGCTGTGCGAACGCCAATTGGAAGGTACGGAGGCGCATTTAAAGACATTAGTTCCGGTCATTTGGCGAGCATAGCCATCAAAGAAGCGATCAAGCGGGCTAATATTGCAGCTGAACAAGTGGATGAAGTCATTTTCGGGGAGGTTAGGCAAACGACCGAATCCTCGAATGTAGCGAGAGTGGCAGCGCTGCGCTCAGGGATTCCCGATACTGTAACTGCTTTTACGGTAAATCGATTATGTGCATCTGGAATGCAGGCCATCACATCAGCTGCACAGCAAATAAGCTCAGGCCAAGCCAAAATAATCGTTGCCGGCGGTACGGAAAGCATGAGCCGTGCCCCCCTTTATTTAAGAAGTGCCCGTTTTGGGGGAGACCGGACCAAACTAGTGGACTCTAATACTGAAGCAGGCCAGCAACCTCAAGAAATTTATGGAAAGAACTTGGGGATGGGAATCACCGCTGAAAATGTCGCACAGCGATACAACATTTCCAGGGAAGAACAAGATGCCTTTTCAGTGGAAAGTCAAAGAAGAGCGGCAAAAGCGATGGAAGAAGGAAAGTTCAAGGATGAGATAGTTCCTGTCCAGCTATTTGACAGGAAGAGTACGGTTACCATTGAAACGGATGAATATCCCCGCCCGGAAACCACAATGGAAAAGCTTGCAAGCTTAAAACCGGCATTCAAGGAAAATGGAACCGTCACTGCAGGGAATGCCTGTGGCCGTAATGACGGGGCTACTGCCTTGGTATTAATGAAAGCTAGTGAAGCTGAACGGTTACAAGTACAGCCAATCGCAAAGATTGTGGATTGGGCGACTGCGGGAGTTTCCCCTGAAGTGATGGGAATTGGTCCAGTACCAGCCGTTGGAAAACTTTTGGAACGCACCGGAAAAAAGCTAGAGGAGATTGGGCTTTTTGAACTGAATGAGGCGTTCGCTTCACAGGCATTGGCCGTAATCCGGGATTTATCGCTTGATGAAAATAAGGTTAATGTGAATGGGGGAGCCATAGCACTTGGACACCCAGTCGGATCGACGGGTGCCCGGATAGTGACTACGCTAATATATGAACTGATTCGCAGGAAAGAAAGATATGGAGTTGCCACACTTTGTGTTGGCGGCGGACAGGGAATGGCGATCATGGTTGAAACGATATAG